In Sulfurimonas hongkongensis, a single genomic region encodes these proteins:
- the lgt gene encoding prolipoprotein diacylglyceryl transferase yields the protein MNAWNNIYESFDPVAFYIFSFPVHWYGMMYVLALVSALYIGKYFIKRDKLEFEGIDNYFIYVEIGVILGARLGYILFYDTQTLYYLSHPWQIFNPFVNGEFVGIRGMSYHGAIIGFLLSSYLYSKKHKMAFGSIMDLVAISVPLAFVFGRIGNFLNQELVGRQTDVSWGILVDGVLRHPSQLYEAILEGFGVFIVVYVYRRYQKFSGELILVYAISYGIFRAIAEIYRAPDPQIGYVCCQMVTQGQVMSLTMSLVGVAAWVYYYKKAKKA from the coding sequence ATGAATGCTTGGAATAATATCTATGAGAGTTTTGACCCTGTAGCTTTTTATATCTTCTCTTTTCCAGTTCACTGGTATGGCATGATGTATGTTTTAGCACTTGTTAGTGCTCTTTACATCGGAAAGTATTTTATAAAAAGAGATAAGTTAGAATTTGAGGGGATTGATAACTACTTTATCTATGTAGAGATTGGCGTGATTTTGGGTGCAAGACTCGGTTATATCCTCTTTTATGATACACAAACACTATATTACCTCTCTCATCCATGGCAGATTTTTAATCCTTTTGTTAATGGTGAGTTTGTTGGGATTCGTGGTATGAGTTATCATGGTGCTATTATTGGGTTTTTGCTTAGTTCATATCTTTATTCTAAAAAGCATAAGATGGCATTTGGTAGTATTATGGACCTTGTTGCCATCAGTGTTCCTTTGGCTTTTGTATTTGGTCGCATAGGTAACTTTTTAAACCAAGAGTTGGTGGGACGACAGACTGATGTAAGTTGGGGGATTTTAGTTGATGGAGTGCTTCGTCATCCATCACAACTTTATGAGGCAATCCTTGAGGGGTTTGGTGTTTTTATAGTTGTTTATGTCTATAGAAGATACCAAAAATTTAGTGGAGAGTTGATTTTGGTCTATGCTATTAGTTATGGCATATTTAGAGCAATAGCTGAGATCTACCGAGCACCAGATCCGCAAATTGGCTATGTTTGTTGCCAGATGGTAACTCAAGGGCAGGTTATGAGTCTTACTATGAGTTTAGTTGGTGTAGCTGCATGGGTTTACTACTACAAAAAAGCAAAAAAAGCTTAA
- a CDS encoding (Fe-S)-binding protein, which yields MSKTPQDIFNYRGVTDECIKCAKCIPVCTIYNVNPDEVTSPRGFLDLLGAYQRGNLELDKNAKDIFESCFLCTACVEVCPKSLPTDMVIEQVRSDIAKKFGIAWYKKLFFLLLRHRWMNDIAFKLGWVFQTCGFKIRADIDSMNSRFSIPMLKADRLLPSLTKTSFLNSYPENISNGGKRKVAIFIGCLANYNYKSIGDSLLEILETLEIDAFLAKSQKCCSAPAYFTGDFDTVDYNAKFNIEYFESFSKDVEAIIVPEATCSAMLKIDYEHYFHDQPEWKARAIALRSKIFMATEWLQHHTHLEQLLKSKQKDTRIVTYHDPCHAKKMQGLYLEPRNLISKNYNIVEMSDPDRCCGFGGVTMQTEKYHFAKAAGAPKAAMIKETKADVVSAECSACRMQINDSMGYADVETVFKNPIELIAEALRE from the coding sequence ATGAGCAAAACCCCTCAAGACATCTTTAACTACAGAGGTGTGACTGATGAGTGCATAAAGTGTGCAAAATGTATCCCAGTCTGTACCATCTACAATGTAAATCCTGACGAGGTGACTTCTCCGCGTGGTTTTTTAGACTTGCTTGGAGCCTATCAAAGAGGAAACTTAGAGCTTGATAAAAATGCAAAGGATATATTTGAGAGCTGTTTTTTATGTACAGCTTGTGTAGAAGTTTGCCCAAAATCACTCCCAACAGATATGGTAATAGAGCAGGTTCGCTCAGACATTGCTAAAAAGTTTGGCATAGCATGGTATAAAAAACTCTTCTTTTTACTTCTTCGTCATCGTTGGATGAACGACATAGCTTTTAAACTAGGTTGGGTTTTTCAAACTTGTGGTTTTAAGATAAGAGCAGACATAGACTCTATGAACTCAAGATTTTCCATCCCGATGCTAAAAGCTGATAGGCTTCTTCCAAGCCTTACAAAAACCTCATTTTTAAACTCATATCCTGAGAATATTTCAAATGGTGGAAAGAGAAAAGTGGCTATTTTTATAGGATGTTTAGCAAATTATAACTATAAAAGCATAGGTGATTCACTCTTAGAGATATTAGAGACTCTTGAAATTGATGCTTTTTTAGCAAAGAGTCAAAAGTGTTGTTCTGCTCCTGCATACTTTACAGGTGATTTTGACACGGTTGATTATAATGCTAAGTTTAATATTGAGTATTTTGAGAGTTTTTCAAAGGATGTTGAGGCTATTATAGTTCCAGAAGCCACTTGTTCAGCAATGCTTAAAATCGACTATGAGCACTATTTTCACGACCAACCAGAGTGGAAGGCAAGAGCTATAGCCCTTAGAAGTAAGATCTTTATGGCTACGGAGTGGCTTCAACACCATACACATTTAGAGCAACTCTTAAAGAGCAAACAAAAAGATACTCGTATAGTTACATATCACGATCCATGTCATGCTAAGAAGATGCAGGGGTTATATTTAGAGCCTAGAAACCTCATAAGTAAAAACTACAACATTGTAGAGATGAGTGATCCAGATAGATGTTGTGGTTTTGGTGGAGTGACAATGCAGACTGAAAAATATCACTTTGCTAAAGCTGCCGGAGCTCCAAAAGCTGCGATGATTAAAGAGACAAAAGCAGATGTAGTTAGTGCTGAGTGTAGTGCTTGTAGGATGCAGATAAATGATTCTATGGGTTATGCGGATGTTGAGACTGTCTTTAAAAATCCTATAGAGTTGATTGCTGAGGCTTTGAGAGAGTAG
- the hemN gene encoding oxygen-independent coproporphyrinogen III oxidase, producing the protein MLDFSKFLKYSKPGPRYTSYPTALEFSDAYGYDEYIQKLEAQDPSRPISLYFHLPFCRNACYFCGCNVVFTSKEDKMLRYIDYLKRELNILSKHLDCSREVLQMHFGGGTPTFFSAAQLKEIINEIKSYFPNFRSDAEVSCEIDPRHIDEDQMRVMSEAGFNRVSFGIQDFNEKVQTAIHRIQPYSITKDAMDLARKYNMISVNVDLIYGLPYQSLETFKETLELALTLDPDRFAVFNYAHVPWLKKTMRKIDETTLPLPDEKLAIMQYTIDFLTSHGYRMIGMDHFAKPEDELFKAIEKGELHRNFQGYTTKGGADLIGVGLTSIGEGIDSYNQNFKVMGEYEEAIDNGRLPFERGIVLNEDDRIRQYVIMELMSNFKLDIKRFEKLFNIEFKSYFADAIEALKPFRDDDLLTMDEDFIECSQTGTLLIRNIAMPFDAYMKKHVANSKTFSKTV; encoded by the coding sequence ATGTTAGATTTTTCAAAATTTTTAAAATACTCAAAACCGGGACCTCGTTATACGAGCTATCCAACTGCTTTAGAGTTTAGTGATGCTTATGGATATGATGAGTATATACAAAAGTTAGAGGCACAAGATCCATCTCGCCCAATTAGCTTATACTTTCACCTTCCTTTTTGTAGAAATGCTTGTTATTTTTGTGGCTGTAATGTTGTTTTTACTTCAAAAGAAGACAAAATGCTTCGTTATATAGACTACCTAAAGCGAGAGCTAAATATCCTCTCAAAACATCTTGATTGTTCACGTGAAGTTCTGCAGATGCACTTTGGTGGTGGAACTCCTACTTTTTTTAGTGCTGCGCAACTTAAAGAGATTATAAATGAGATAAAATCTTATTTTCCTAATTTTCGCTCAGATGCAGAGGTTAGCTGTGAGATAGATCCTAGGCATATCGATGAAGATCAGATGCGAGTGATGAGTGAAGCTGGTTTTAATCGTGTGAGCTTTGGTATACAAGATTTTAATGAAAAAGTCCAAACTGCCATTCATAGAATCCAACCATACTCTATAACAAAAGATGCGATGGATCTGGCAAGAAAGTACAACATGATTTCAGTTAATGTTGACCTTATTTATGGTCTGCCATACCAATCTTTAGAGACTTTTAAAGAGACATTAGAGTTAGCTTTAACACTTGACCCAGATAGATTTGCAGTCTTTAACTACGCTCATGTTCCATGGCTTAAAAAGACTATGAGAAAGATAGATGAGACAACTCTTCCGCTTCCAGATGAAAAGCTTGCTATTATGCAATACACTATAGACTTTTTAACTTCTCATGGGTATAGAATGATAGGAATGGATCACTTTGCAAAGCCAGAAGATGAGCTGTTTAAAGCCATAGAAAAAGGTGAGCTTCATAGAAACTTTCAAGGCTACACAACTAAAGGCGGAGCAGATCTTATAGGAGTGGGGCTTACTTCTATAGGCGAGGGTATTGATAGTTATAACCAAAACTTTAAAGTGATGGGTGAGTATGAAGAAGCCATTGATAATGGGAGGCTTCCATTTGAGCGAGGTATTGTCTTAAATGAGGATGACAGAATCAGACAATACGTTATCATGGAGCTTATGAGTAACTTCAAACTAGATATAAAAAGGTTTGAGAAATTATTTAACATAGAGTTTAAGAGTTACTTCGCTGATGCTATAGAAGCACTAAAACCATTTAGAGATGATGATTTGCTAACTATGGATGAAGACTTCATCGAGTGTAGTCAAACAGGAACTCTACTTATTAGAAATATTGCGATGCCTTTTGATGCTTATATGAAAAAACATGTCGCAAACTCTAAAACATTTTCAAAAACGGTGTAA
- a CDS encoding ABC transporter ATP-binding protein — translation MKKVLKRFWPYIKEYKLQYLLVLFGIILTVAATTATAHIMKPLMDDMFIDKKEQMLYLIPFGLTAIYFLKALGRYIQSVYMSYIGQHIVSRLREILLAKIISMDMGFLYKNRSGELISRVINDIGRIEYFVSNMLPELFRESMTVIALVAYVTYLNPMLSFYSLVLVPLIIYPLILIANKLKKYSHRSQEKSADVITRLTEIFNSSEIIKANATQKHELERFSGENWKFFKINMKAVYVGEIVSPMMEIIGATGLALVIFVGGREVYDGQMSVGEFTAFLTAVGLVFQPIRRISSIYRRIQDAVAASERVFEILDTQNKIIDGDTLLREDIKAIEFHNVSLKYEDIYALRDINISIKQGENIALVGDSGGGKSTFINMLLRFYDADEGEILVNNKNIKEYNQDSLKHHISLVSQRIYIFQDSLAANVAYGQAIDEKRVENSLKLADASEFVSSLENGVNTMMEEFGSNLSGGQRQRIAIARAIYKHSSLLLFDEATSALDNESEKRIQAALHEYTKDKITITIAHRLSTIESADKILVMQKGRVVASGTHAELLVGSEVYQRLAGKFEH, via the coding sequence TTGAAAAAAGTTTTAAAGCGTTTTTGGCCCTATATAAAAGAGTATAAACTACAATATCTTTTAGTCTTATTTGGCATCATATTAACGGTTGCTGCTACAACTGCAACTGCTCACATTATGAAGCCTCTGATGGATGATATGTTTATCGATAAAAAAGAGCAGATGCTCTATCTTATCCCTTTTGGACTTACTGCTATCTACTTTTTAAAGGCTTTAGGACGTTATATACAGTCTGTTTATATGAGTTATATTGGTCAGCATATTGTCTCAAGGCTAAGAGAAATTCTTCTTGCAAAAATCATCAGTATGGATATGGGTTTTTTGTATAAAAACAGAAGTGGAGAGCTGATATCTAGAGTTATAAATGACATCGGACGCATAGAGTATTTTGTATCAAATATGCTTCCAGAACTCTTTCGTGAGAGCATGACTGTTATTGCCCTTGTAGCTTATGTTACATACTTAAACCCAATGCTTTCATTTTACTCCTTAGTTCTTGTTCCCTTAATTATATACCCTTTGATTTTAATAGCAAATAAATTAAAAAAATACTCTCATCGTTCACAAGAAAAGAGTGCAGATGTTATAACTCGCCTTACAGAGATTTTTAACTCTAGTGAGATTATAAAAGCAAATGCTACACAAAAGCATGAACTTGAGCGTTTTAGTGGTGAAAACTGGAAGTTTTTTAAGATAAATATGAAGGCTGTATATGTTGGGGAGATAGTCTCACCTATGATGGAGATTATCGGTGCAACTGGACTCGCTTTAGTTATTTTTGTAGGTGGTAGAGAAGTTTATGATGGTCAAATGAGTGTTGGAGAGTTTACAGCATTTTTAACCGCAGTAGGACTTGTATTTCAGCCAATTCGTCGAATCAGCTCCATCTATAGACGTATTCAAGATGCAGTAGCAGCTAGTGAGAGAGTCTTTGAAATTCTTGACACTCAAAATAAAATCATAGATGGAGATACTCTCTTAAGAGAGGACATAAAAGCTATAGAATTTCATAATGTTTCTTTAAAATATGAAGATATTTATGCATTAAGAGATATTAATATATCTATAAAGCAAGGTGAAAATATAGCTTTAGTAGGAGATAGTGGTGGGGGAAAATCTACTTTTATAAATATGCTCCTTCGCTTTTATGATGCTGATGAGGGTGAGATTTTAGTAAACAACAAAAACATAAAAGAGTATAACCAAGACTCATTAAAGCATCACATCTCTCTTGTGAGTCAACGCATCTATATCTTTCAAGATTCACTCGCTGCAAATGTAGCTTATGGGCAAGCCATAGATGAAAAAAGAGTAGAAAATTCCTTAAAATTAGCAGATGCATCAGAGTTTGTGTCATCTCTTGAAAATGGTGTAAATACTATGATGGAAGAGTTTGGATCAAACCTCTCAGGAGGTCAGCGTCAGCGTATAGCCATCGCTCGTGCCATCTACAAACACTCATCACTCTTGCTCTTTGATGAAGCAACTTCTGCACTCGATAATGAGAGTGAGAAAAGAATCCAAGCTGCACTTCATGAGTACACAAAAGATAAGATAACCATCACAATAGCTCATAGACTCAGTACTATAGAGAGTGCTGATAAAATCTTAGTGATGCAAAAAGGAAGAGTTGTTGCATCTGGAACCCATGCTGAACTTTTAGTAGGTAGCGAAGTTTATCAAAGATTGGCAGGAAAATTTGAGCATTAA
- a CDS encoding glycosyltransferase family 32 protein — translation MSFPIILVNRLTKFFGTISKSLCYLFHFIFPKKRFEIPKISKPILPSNKTTKIPKIIWQTNYTNSVSLPVYLNYLFNRLMSLSYEYRYVSTEDRLQYMKTNASKEVSDAFEQLTDGASQADFWRVFVLNDIGGIYMDIDAHLVWPLSKIIKEDDTEIFLLNKQHFTNYFIASQKNNPVLEKSISIIVQNIKNKTLDGGVYSLTGPMVINKAIGNSNVNHRYYKITCIQGSFTNEYFQYIDKPRGKWTHAKNEDLIKKAKKI, via the coding sequence GTGTCATTTCCTATAATTCTTGTAAACCGTTTAACCAAATTTTTTGGAACAATCTCCAAATCCTTATGCTATCTATTTCATTTTATTTTTCCCAAAAAACGCTTTGAAATCCCAAAGATAAGTAAGCCTATTTTACCTTCAAATAAAACAACTAAAATCCCAAAAATTATTTGGCAAACTAACTATACTAATAGTGTAAGTTTACCTGTATATTTAAATTACCTATTTAACCGTCTTATGTCTTTGAGTTATGAATATCGTTATGTTAGTACAGAAGATAGACTGCAATACATGAAGACAAATGCATCTAAGGAAGTAAGTGATGCTTTTGAACAACTAACAGACGGTGCTTCACAAGCTGATTTTTGGAGAGTATTTGTTTTAAATGATATTGGTGGTATCTATATGGATATTGATGCTCATCTTGTATGGCCACTATCTAAAATAATAAAAGAAGATGACACAGAAATATTTTTACTAAATAAACAACATTTTACCAACTATTTCATAGCTAGTCAAAAGAACAATCCAGTACTAGAAAAAAGTATATCCATAATTGTACAAAATATAAAAAATAAAACTTTAGATGGTGGTGTTTATAGTTTAACTGGTCCTATGGTAATAAATAAAGCGATAGGAAATAGTAATGTTAATCATAGATATTACAAAATTACTTGCATTCAAGGTAGTTTTACAAATGAGTATTTTCAATATATTGACAAACCTAGAGGGAAATGGACTCATGCAAAAAATGAAGATCTTATAAAAAAGGCTAAAAAAATATGA